The following is a genomic window from Fusobacterium perfoetens.
TGCGTTTAATTCTTTTAACATAGCTGTATGTTCATCTTTTAACATGAAGAAAGCACTCTTAAGAACTGCTGATCTGTTTACTGCAGAAACTGCTTCTGGGTGTTTTCCAGCAAGTCTTACGAATTCTCTTCTTGCTGCTCTACTTTCATTGTAAACTTTGAAAGCTTCGAACATATCTTTGTCTTCAATTTTATGTCCAGCAATATCTTCTAAGTCAGCTTTGATTCTTCCGAATTCATGCATTGTATATTTGATTCCGAATTCAGGTTTTCTGTTTTGTGGGTGAGCTAAGAACATCATTCTTACTTGAGGTATAGCCACTTTAAAGTTTTGAGTTAATGGACGTAAAGTATCACACATAGATGATAAAATTACTCCTGATAATCCGTCAAATTTTCCTTCTAATGCCATTTCAAGGTTCATTTGAGCTATTGTACAGTAGAAAGATGCGAAGTATTCTTTTGCTCTACTGATTGTTCCGTGAGTTCCCCAAATTCCAAATGGAACCATTCCTGATGCATATACTATTTCTTCTGGAATGTAGTATGGGAAACATCCGATTATTTTTTTACCTTCAGCTTTATATTTAGCCATTTGTTTTTCTGGATTATATGCAATTTCTTTAAAACTATTTAATAATTCCTCAATTCTAGTCATTATTTGTCTCCTCCCTCAGCTTTTTTTGCTCTGTTTGCTTCCATTACTTCAAATAATCCTTCAACACGAGTTCTGTATTGCTCGTCAGAGAAGTTTCTAGGGTCAGCTTGGTCTCCGTCAAATCCAGCAACTGCAACACCTAAGTCTTTACGGAATCTTCTTTCCATTTCAGGCATATATCCACTCCAAGGTTTACAACTTCTGTTGTAGTGAACTAAGATACCATCAACATGGTTTTCTTTACATAGAGTTTCTCTCCATTCAACACCTTTTTCAAGACAAACTGAGTTTGGTGCAACACAGTAAGCTCTCATTAATTCGTCCATGTTATTGTAAACGAATCCGAATGCAGGAGCGTAAACAACTGCTGTAGTATTGATTCCTTTTTCTTTTAATGGTGCAAATAATTTTTGTAATTGTGGCCAACAAGGGATTCCTTCAAACATGATTCTGTAGTTTTCATCATATTTCCAAGTTGATTTTCCATTTTTTA
Proteins encoded in this region:
- a CDS encoding 2-hydroxyacyl-CoA dehydratase subunit D; the protein is MTRIEELLNSFKEIAYNPEKQMAKYKAEGKKIIGCFPYYIPEEIVYASGMVPFGIWGTHGTISRAKEYFASFYCTIAQMNLEMALEGKFDGLSGVILSSMCDTLRPLTQNFKVAIPQVRMMFLAHPQNRKPEFGIKYTMHEFGRIKADLEDIAGHKIEDKDMFEAFKVYNESRAARREFVRLAGKHPEAVSAVNRSAVLKSAFFMLKDEHTAMLKELNAELAKLPEVKWNGVKVLTSGIIIDNPTLLALFDEYKVAIVADDVAHESRAFTTDVPMDIEDPIRALAVQFANQDNDTILYDPKIEERPKYVARKAKEAGADGVIIAMMQFCDPEELEYPSLRKALDEVGLPHIKFGFDQQMVDFGQARTSLQAFAESL